The following are encoded together in the Tolypothrix sp. NIES-4075 genome:
- a CDS encoding ParA family protein — MLTISIASLSGGQGKTTTALFLGRLLANRSCPTLMIDSDPQHNLTTYLGFELEPNQPTLLEFLKKTVPAEDSIYPTSYNENLFLIPADDQLDTVQDYLSNSGVGATLLKRRLEAVAKIFKVCIIDAPPQRSQICLTVLGAADFLVIPAEASVKGYGSLIRTLDLLNGLRDVGATDAEVLGVLPFRDRWFGNTQAQESRASVDSMRSEVGEQLVLPSIRESERFKQAINKRITLSELGYQDLEYPFEILIEKISTHWNK, encoded by the coding sequence ATGCTGACAATTAGCATCGCCAGCCTCAGTGGGGGACAGGGGAAGACGACAACAGCCTTGTTTTTGGGTCGGCTGCTCGCAAATCGCTCCTGTCCCACATTAATGATTGACTCTGACCCGCAGCACAACCTCACCACATATTTGGGATTTGAGTTGGAACCCAACCAACCAACCTTACTGGAATTTCTCAAAAAAACAGTTCCCGCTGAAGATAGCATATACCCCACCTCATATAACGAGAATTTATTTCTCATCCCCGCCGACGACCAACTCGATACCGTGCAGGACTACCTCTCCAATAGCGGGGTGGGTGCAACCTTACTCAAACGTAGATTAGAAGCAGTTGCCAAAATATTCAAAGTGTGTATTATCGATGCTCCACCGCAGCGATCGCAAATTTGTTTGACCGTCCTGGGTGCAGCAGATTTTTTGGTCATCCCCGCAGAAGCATCAGTAAAAGGTTATGGCTCCTTAATCAGAACCCTCGACTTACTTAACGGACTGCGCGATGTGGGAGCAACCGATGCCGAAGTATTAGGTGTTCTGCCATTTCGCGATCGCTGGTTTGGTAACACCCAAGCGCAAGAAAGTCGAGCATCTGTTGACTCTATGCGCTCAGAAGTTGGCGAACAACTAGTTCTACCCTCCATTAGAGAATCGGAACGTTTCAAACAAGCAATCAATAAACGTATAACCCTTAGCGAGTTGGGATATCAAGACCTGGAATATCCGTTTGAAATCTTAATCGAGAAAATTAGCACACATTGGAATAAATAA
- a CDS encoding aldo/keto reductase family protein has product MKYRQLGNSELHISEISLGSWGINEGVERQNAEACIYKAFDVGINFIDTSNSYAAGAAESFLGEVLQGIERSSYILATKVFFPTSPTDRGLSAPQIRKQIDASLNRLCTDYVDLYQCHRYDPSTPLEETMTALTEVVRQGKVRYIGFSEWSPEQIQAAFNLADVERFVSSQPQYSMLWREPAAEVFPLCAANGVSQMVWSPLAQGVLTGKYQPGQVPPENSRAANEKMNWFLIDNLFSDRILTEVQKLKPIAQDLGLSMPQLALAWVLGSEYVSSAIIGASCPEQIVDNAAASGIQLDADVLTAIDEVLISVVRN; this is encoded by the coding sequence ATGAAATATAGACAATTGGGTAACAGCGAACTGCATATTTCTGAAATCAGTCTTGGCTCTTGGGGTATTAATGAAGGTGTAGAACGACAAAATGCAGAGGCTTGCATTTACAAAGCCTTTGATGTTGGTATTAACTTCATTGATACTTCTAATTCTTATGCGGCTGGCGCTGCTGAGTCATTTTTGGGAGAAGTATTACAAGGAATTGAGCGATCTTCGTATATCTTAGCGACCAAGGTCTTCTTTCCCACGTCACCTACTGATCGAGGACTGTCAGCACCCCAGATCAGAAAACAAATTGATGCTTCCTTAAACCGATTGTGTACTGATTATGTTGACCTGTATCAATGCCATCGCTACGATCCGAGTACACCCTTAGAGGAGACAATGACGGCACTCACTGAGGTAGTGCGTCAGGGAAAAGTTCGTTACATCGGCTTTAGTGAGTGGAGTCCTGAGCAAATTCAAGCTGCGTTCAATCTTGCTGATGTTGAACGCTTTGTTTCTAGTCAGCCTCAGTATTCTATGCTGTGGCGCGAACCAGCAGCAGAAGTTTTTCCATTGTGTGCAGCTAATGGTGTTAGTCAGATGGTTTGGTCGCCATTAGCGCAAGGTGTACTTACAGGCAAATACCAGCCAGGACAAGTTCCACCTGAAAATTCTCGCGCTGCCAATGAAAAAATGAATTGGTTTTTGATAGACAATTTGTTTAGCGATCGCATTCTAACAGAGGTACAGAAACTAAAACCCATTGCCCAAGATTTAGGGTTGAGTATGCCGCAGTTAGCTTTGGCTTGGGTACTAGGCTCTGAATACGTATCTTCAGCCATTATCGGTGCTAGTTGTCCCGAACAAATTGTGGACAATGCTGCTGCATCAGGAATACAACTGGATGCGGACGTATTGACAGCAATTGACGAGGTACTGATATCAGTTGTTCGCAACTAA
- a CDS encoding helix-turn-helix domain-containing protein, with protein sequence MKSYSIELREKIVAAHIQKNISIRKVANIFSVSKSLVQKLVKQQKLEGNLQPKPRGKPQFSHLTNADIELRELVETHPDATLIELCELFADKTGNWVGRSAMCRALQKLGLNRKKKHCGVVKQQQKEFKN encoded by the coding sequence ATGAAGTCATACTCTATCGAGCTTCGAGAAAAAATAGTTGCAGCACATATTCAAAAAAATATCTCAATCAGGAAAGTAGCTAACATATTTTCTGTCTCGAAGAGTTTAGTGCAAAAGCTTGTAAAACAACAAAAACTTGAAGGGAATTTACAACCAAAGCCGCGAGGAAAACCACAATTTAGTCATCTGACAAATGCTGACATAGAGTTAAGAGAGTTAGTTGAAACACATCCAGATGCAACATTGATAGAGTTGTGTGAATTATTTGCAGACAAGACTGGTAATTGGGTAGGTCGAAGTGCAATGTGTCGTGCCTTACAGAAATTAGGATTAAATCGTAAAAAAAAACATTGCGGAGTAGTCAAGCAGCAACAGAAAGAGTTCAAAAACTAA
- a CDS encoding ester cyclase — protein sequence MNSLTNKEVVRHFFEIYNNQDYETAYKYLAPNYIDYGLPQVRSVEDAIEILKGTHKAFPDIKVVIDDLIEENNKVVFRGHFTATHLGEFVGIAPSGVKVEFEALEIFKIENEKIAESWGYWPLSDIVSQIQAAEKV from the coding sequence ATGAATAGCCTGACTAACAAAGAAGTGGTTAGACACTTTTTTGAAATCTATAATAATCAAGATTACGAAACTGCGTACAAATATCTTGCACCGAATTATATAGATTATGGATTACCTCAAGTGCGAAGCGTCGAGGATGCGATTGAGATATTGAAAGGGACTCACAAAGCCTTTCCAGATATCAAAGTTGTGATTGACGATCTGATTGAGGAAAATAACAAAGTCGTATTTAGAGGTCACTTTACAGCTACGCACCTGGGTGAGTTTGTGGGAATAGCTCCCAGTGGAGTAAAAGTAGAATTTGAGGCATTAGAGATATTCAAGATTGAAAACGAGAAGATTGCAGAATCTTGGGGATATTGGCCGCTTTCGGATATTGTCAGCCAGATTCAGGCTGCCGAAAAGGTTTAA
- the gntT gene encoding guanitoxin biosynthesis MATE family efflux transporter GntT encodes MNTKIFSQYDFLYRFLKTATVNVASNIMIPLAGGISVAFMGHLPNINYLAGVALGSILFSLLYESCSFIKSGTTAITSQAVGSDDREATILAGLQNALIALGLGMLLLLLQYPLGKLGFMLLSATADVKLAGIAYFNSRILGAPAALVNLVLMGWFLGREKNRQVWLLVIIGNAANVVLDYVYIILWNWSSMGAGLSQAISQYLTLFVGLVMISREFSLKEIADLTGKILNVSALKAIFAINGNLSVRSTVIASIFVLFTTFSATLGTDVLAENVLLLQIVALSMYMCDGVEYATVTLTGNFQGQEARHKFVPLLQIALATNLAIALVVGLAAIFFPDPIFHIFTNHSELIEAIKVYIPWIILVVVGSGFAYILDGYFAGLGEGTAIRNTYLISGSLGFISLALSTFYFHSNHFLWLSLSMFMLSCTLILGVQIPMTLQLNEEKEAVTINEI; translated from the coding sequence ATGAATACAAAAATTTTTTCCCAATACGACTTCCTTTATCGCTTTCTGAAAACTGCTACTGTTAATGTAGCGTCAAACATTATGATACCCTTAGCGGGTGGAATCAGCGTAGCTTTCATGGGACACCTGCCCAACATTAATTATTTAGCAGGAGTGGCATTAGGTTCTATTTTGTTTAGTCTTCTCTACGAGAGTTGTTCCTTTATAAAATCAGGAACAACTGCAATTACATCTCAAGCAGTCGGAAGTGATGACCGAGAAGCAACAATTCTAGCAGGACTACAAAATGCCTTAATCGCCTTGGGATTGGGTATGCTTTTGCTGCTGTTGCAATATCCTCTGGGGAAGCTGGGCTTTATGTTGTTGAGTGCTACGGCCGATGTGAAACTTGCCGGAATTGCTTATTTTAATAGCCGGATTTTGGGAGCGCCTGCGGCTTTAGTCAACTTAGTCTTAATGGGATGGTTTCTTGGACGAGAAAAAAATCGTCAAGTTTGGTTACTCGTTATTATTGGGAATGCTGCTAACGTTGTACTGGATTACGTTTACATTATCCTTTGGAATTGGTCAAGCATGGGGGCTGGATTGTCCCAAGCTATTAGCCAATATCTAACCTTATTTGTTGGACTTGTGATGATTAGCCGTGAATTTTCATTAAAAGAAATAGCTGATTTAACAGGAAAAATCCTAAATGTGTCTGCTTTAAAAGCTATTTTTGCTATCAATGGCAATCTGTCTGTTAGGTCTACAGTTATCGCATCTATTTTTGTCCTTTTCACTACTTTTAGTGCGACCCTGGGAACCGATGTTCTGGCGGAAAATGTTTTACTTCTCCAAATAGTAGCATTAAGTATGTATATGTGTGATGGAGTAGAATATGCTACTGTCACTTTAACTGGTAATTTTCAAGGTCAAGAAGCAAGACATAAATTCGTACCACTTTTGCAAATTGCATTAGCAACTAACTTAGCGATCGCTTTAGTAGTTGGGTTGGCTGCTATCTTTTTTCCCGATCCTATATTTCATATATTCACTAACCATTCTGAATTGATAGAAGCAATTAAAGTTTATATCCCTTGGATAATCCTTGTTGTAGTGGGATCTGGATTTGCTTATATTTTAGATGGATATTTTGCTGGCTTGGGTGAGGGAACTGCTATACGCAATACGTACTTAATCAGTGGTTCGCTGGGATTTATCTCCCTAGCTTTATCAACCTTTTATTTTCATAGTAATCATTTTTTATGGTTATCTCTATCCATGTTTATGTTATCTTGCACTTTAATTCTGGGAGTACAAATACCTATGACTTTGCAATTAAATGAGGAGAAGGAGGCTGTCACAATCAATGAAATATAG
- a CDS encoding transposase, whose translation MRSSQAATERVQKLRVEYWEQVRDIDPDNLVFLDETGVLLGLARTHARSQQGTRAYDQKPFYRGAKVTVIGAISIKKVVALMTMNDSMVSIAFDVFIEKFLAPNLWTGAVVVMDNLPAHKLASIEPMIEAVGAFIYLFILILS comes from the coding sequence TTGCGGAGTAGTCAAGCAGCAACAGAAAGAGTTCAAAAACTAAGAGTAGAATATTGGGAACAGGTCAGAGATATAGATCCAGATAACTTAGTATTTCTAGATGAGACAGGAGTTTTATTAGGTCTGGCAAGAACTCATGCGCGTTCGCAACAAGGAACAAGAGCTTACGACCAAAAACCATTTTACAGAGGTGCAAAAGTCACAGTAATTGGAGCAATTAGTATTAAAAAAGTAGTGGCATTAATGACGATGAATGACTCAATGGTAAGCATTGCATTTGATGTATTTATTGAGAAGTTTTTAGCGCCTAATTTATGGACAGGAGCAGTAGTCGTTATGGATAACTTACCTGCCCATAAACTAGCATCAATTGAACCAATGATTGAAGCTGTGGGTGCGTTCATTTATTTGTTTATCCTCATACTCTCCTGA